GGCGGCCGAGAAGCTGCCGTGGTCGGCCGCGGACACGAAGATCCTCAGGTCTTCGAAGCGGACCATGATGTCCTCATTTTCAAAAAATTATTGAAACTGGTTCCGATGCTAGCCGGTTTTTCACATGCCCGCGCCGGGCAATGATGGCCACACCCCGACTCATCAGCGACGGGCGGCGGACAAGCCCGCCACCGTCGCGGCAAACCCGACACCCCCAGGAACCCTCATATGAAAATCGAACTGAACGGCAAGAAGGCGCTCGTCACCGGCTCATCCGGCGGCATCGGACAGGCCATCGCCCAAGGGCTGGCCGAGGCCGGCGCCGAGGTGGTGCTGCACGGCCGCGACGCCGGCAAGCTGGCGCGCGCCGCGCAGGAGATCGCCGCGCGCGTGCCCGGCGCGCGCCTGGGCACCGTGCAGGCAGACCTGGCCACCGCCGACGGCGCCGCCTCGATCTGCGCCGCGCATCCGGACGTGGACATCCTGGTGAACAACGCCGGCTACTTCGCGCCCAAGTCCTTCACCGAAATCACCGACGACGACTGGCAGTACATGCTGGACGTCAACGTCATGAGCGGCGTGCGCCTGTCGCGCTACTACCTGCCGCGCCTGCTGGCGGCCAACTGGGGGCGCATCGTCTTCCTGTCCAGCGAATCGGCGCTGCAGATTCCCGCGGAAATGATCCACTACGGCGTCAGCAAGACGGCGCTGCTCGGCGTATCGCGCGGATTGGCCGAACTGACAGCCGGCACCGGCGTGACCGTCAACGCCGTGCTGCCCGGTCCGACGCGCTCGGAAGGCGTGGCGTCCTTCTTCGCCGAGCTGGCGCAAGCGCAGGGCGTGCCGCAGGCGCAGATGGAGCGCGACTTCATCGCCCAGAACCGCCCCAGCTCGCTGCTGCGCCGGCTGGCCACGGTGGAGGAAGTGGCCAACATGGTGGTGTACGCCTGCTCGACCCAGGCCTCGGCCACCAACGGCGCGGCGCTGCGCGTGGACGGCGGCGTGGTCCGCTCGATCGCCTGAACCCGCCCACCCATCATCCGGAATCCTGACATGAAAGCCATCGCCTATTTCGAGAACCTGCCCGCCGATCATCCCGAGGCGCTGCGCGACATCACGCTGCCCGAGCCCGTGCCGGACGAGCGCGACCTGCTGGTCGAGGTGCGCGCCATCTCCGTGAACCCCGTGGACGTGAAGATCCGCGCCAACCGCAAGCCCCGGGACGGCCAGCCCGAGGTCATCGGCTGGGACGCGGCCGGCGTGGTGCGCGCCGTGGGATCGCGCGTCAGCCTGTTCAAGCCCGGCGACCGCGTCTGGTACGCCGGCGCGCTGGACCGCCCCGGCGCCAACAGCGAGCTGCACGCGGTCGATGAGCGCATCGTCGGCCGCATGCCGGACAGCCTGGACTATGCCCAGGCCGCCGCGCTGCCGCTGACCACCATCACCGCCTGGGAACTGCTGTTCGACCGGCTGCGCGT
The Achromobacter sp. AONIH1 DNA segment above includes these coding regions:
- a CDS encoding SDR family NAD(P)-dependent oxidoreductase, coding for MKIELNGKKALVTGSSGGIGQAIAQGLAEAGAEVVLHGRDAGKLARAAQEIAARVPGARLGTVQADLATADGAASICAAHPDVDILVNNAGYFAPKSFTEITDDDWQYMLDVNVMSGVRLSRYYLPRLLAANWGRIVFLSSESALQIPAEMIHYGVSKTALLGVSRGLAELTAGTGVTVNAVLPGPTRSEGVASFFAELAQAQGVPQAQMERDFIAQNRPSSLLRRLATVEEVANMVVYACSTQASATNGAALRVDGGVVRSIA